GACGCATGGGATCTCCATAACCTTAAGGAAAGCGGTTTTCCGTCGGGTTGGTATAACGAGGGCAAAGGGGGGTGCTTATTTGGGACTGACAAATCAGGTGCATACTCATCCTGTGCATATACCGGTCAGCGTGTCTTGAAGGCGGGCGAAGAGCTTGAACTGAGGTTTTCTTTACTAGTTACTCCTGTCAAACCTCTCGATTATGCCCGTTTTGATCAGCGTTACTATCATTGGGCTGAGGATATCGTTTCTGTTGATGAGTGCCTTGATTCGGGGGCGACAGTAATAAATATTCATCACGGCAATCTGCTGAACCCCAATATCAACTACCCGTTCAACCATACCGACAAGCTGAAGGCCTACCTTGACGAGGCCCATGCGAAGGGCGCTAAGGTCAAGGTCTACTACACTGTGCGCGAACTTACCAACTGGGTCAAGGAAATTTGGGCGCTTAAAAGCCTTAATAACGAGATTTACACCGATGGTATCCGAGGCGGGCATAGTTGGTTATATGAGCACTTTGTTGATGGATACCAGAGAGCCTGGCACATGTATCTCCCTGATGGCCTTTGGGATGCGGCATTACTCACCAACGGTCTCTCCCGCTGGCACAACTATTACCTAGAAGGTCTTTCCTGGCTGATTAAGAATGTAGGAATCGATGGAATCTATCTCGATGGCATCGGCTATGACCGCGAGATCATGAAACGCGTGCGCAAGGTGATGGATCAGGCCAAGCCAGGGTGCCTAATTGACTTCCATAGCGGCGACCCCTTCCAGGAACAATACGGCTTGCTAAATGCTACCGCTGTTTATGCTGAGCATTTTCCATACATCAATACCCTCTGGTTCGGCGAGGGTTTTCTGCCTACGTATCCTCTCGACTTCTGGATGGTCGAGATGTCCGGTATTCCTTTTGGTTTGTTTGGAGAGATGCTTCAATACGGCGGCAACCTTCACCGGGGAATGCTATTCGGAATGC
The window above is part of the bacterium genome. Proteins encoded here:
- a CDS encoding glycoside hydrolase domain-containing protein — encoded protein: SQIVSHFASTPDHIVPESREILASPIKLLVETADGVLDWVSEKPVITQPAPGAVTWESHSQAGSLGLFCSAKMEMDGYLIYRLVLKAEIETVVQDIRLEIPYVDDVAKFMVGMKHKGGLRPDKWQWEWDENSPAHQYWVGNTNAGLYCKLKHSFDAWDLHNLKESGFPSGWYNEGKGGCLFGTDKSGAYSSCAYTGQRVLKAGEELELRFSLLVTPVKPLDYARFDQRYYHWAEDIVSVDECLDSGATVINIHHGNLLNPNINYPFNHTDKLKAYLDEAHAKGAKVKVYYTVRELTNWVKEIWALKSLNNEIYTDGIRGGHSWLYEHFVDGYQRAWHMYLPDGLWDAALLTNGLSRWHNYYLEGLSWLIKNVGIDGIYLDGIGYDREIMKRVRKVMDQAKPGCLIDFHSGDPFQEQYGLLNATAVYAEHFPYINTLWFGEGFLPTYPLDFWMVEMSGIPFGLFGEMLQYGGNLHRGMLFGMPNRMYQETDASHIWKFWDLFGIRNSKMYGYWDSACPVKTNHSDVPCTIYQKEGKTLICLASWAEDKVEVKLTIDWQTLGLDESNSTLTAYPITNLQDAATFKTDSPIPIEPQRGWLLILEKS